CCAATGCCTTCATCGTTCTTCTTCTCCCGCGTCTGGGGGCGGGGTCGCGGTGAGCCGCCCCGCGATTCTCCTGATCCGGACGGGGTCGGCGGGCCCGATCGTCCAGACCGCGTTCTCGGGGCGGTCGGTGAAGGAAGCCAACTCTTCCCCGCTGAAGATCCACTGGTAGGTGCCCTGGATCATGCCCAGCTTGGCCATGGTCCGGTTCCAGCACAATTGGGGGAGCTTTTCCGTCACCGCCGGATCGATGTAGAGCCGCGCCGAGGGGTTGATCCGCCCGTCGTCCAGATGAGTTTTGACGTTCTTCAGCAGGTTCCCCAGCGGGGCCAGTTGATCGCTGATGACGCCGGAATAGGTCCAGGAGAGGTAGGCGTTGGCGGCGATCAGGGGCACCGCCGCCAGGGCGATCACGGCCTTTTCCCGCCGCCGGGGCCGGAACAGCCCGCAGACGAGGACGATCCCGGCCATGACGGCGAGGGCGTTGGGAACGAACTGATAGCGGAACTGGGTGTAGGGGTAGATCACCAGGTTGGTGGTCAGGCGCGCTGCCACGACCACGAAAAAATAGCTGAAATAAAGGTAGAGGAGCAGCCCCAGCGCCGCCGCCGTCCCCCCCCGTTTCCGCAGCCGGAGTCCCACGAGCCCGGCGGCGCAGAGGCAGAACCCCGCCGCCCCCGCCCAGATGATCTTGAGGTAGAGGCCCGAGGACCAGCGCAGCAGCATTCCCCCCATGTCCACGTTGTCCGCCACCGTGGCCGGTATGGGGAGGATGGGGAGGAGGTTGACCGCCACGCTGTTGTAGAGAAGGTTGAAGAAGACCCCGGCCGCGGCCAGGAGGAGAAGCGGAACCGAGGGGATGTCCGTTCTTCCCATGTAGGAAGCGGCGCCGCGGCTGAGCAGGACCGCGCCCAGATAGCAGATATAGACGGCAAGCACGGCGCCGGCGACCAGGAGCAGCCCGGCCCGCCGCGAGCGGTTCCCCCGGGCCGGATAAAGGGCTTCGACCCCGACCAGGACCGCGGGCCAGGGGGCGAAGACTTCGTAGGAAAACATCCCGGGCAGAAAGAGAAGGACGCTTCCCGCCAGCCGCCGTGGGTCGCCGGTGCGGTGGAAGGAGGCGAAGAGGAGAAACCCCCCCAACATGAAGGCGAACCCGGCCAGGGAAGCGAGGTGAAAGGTCCAGGTGACGATGTCGAAGTGGGAAAATAGAAAGGCCAGCAAGGCGGTGAAAACGGCGGCGATCTCGGGGTCGGCGCGGAACACCCTCACCGCCAGGCGGTAGAAGAGAATCAGGCAGAGGAAATACAGGCCGAAGGAGAGCAGGTGGTTCCCCGCGAACCAGGAGCCGAACATCCGGTATTCGAGATAGAGGTAGACGTAAAACAGGGGACGGAAGGTGCCGTGGCCGAAGGGGTCGTAGTTGCAGATCGTCCCCAGCCCGTAGGGGGAATGGGGAGCGTCGACCAGGCGGAAAGCCCAGAAGGCCGGCCAGTAGTCGCTGCGCGGGGGGTTGCGGAACGACGGGTAGTAGATCGCCAGCAGGAGCAGGAAGATAACCACAAAGATACAGGCGCTTCTGAGCCGGGCGCTGTCGCAAAACGTGGGCATTTCCGGAACTCTTGAAATGTTTACACCTTCGGGAGTAAAAACGTATACTACATCCTTTAATCATGGCGGCAAACAGCGAAATGAAGAAACGGGCGGCCGAGACGCGCCGCCGGCTGGTCCGGATGCACAAGACCGGCTCCCACTTCGGTTCGGCGATGTCGATCGCGGACATTCTCACCGTTCTCTACTTCCGCGTCCTCAGGATCGGCTCCCCCGACGACCCCGGCCGGGACCGGTTTCTCCTGAGCAAGGGCCACGCCGCTTCATGCTGGTACGCCACCCTGGTCGCCCGGGGTTTCGCGCCGCCGGAGGTACTGGAAGATTATCTGGCCGACGGCTCCAGCCTGTACGGGCACCCGGTGCGGAACGGGCTCCCGGGGATCGAGGCTTCCACCGGGGCCCTGGGCCACGGGCTCCCCATCGGGGCGGGTATGGCCCTGGCCGCCCGCAACGACGGGAAGGGCTACCGCGTCTTCGTCCTGATGGGAGACGGGGAGACCCAGGAAGGAAGCGTCTGGGAGGGGGCGATGCTCGCTTCCCGGCTGAAGCTGGACAACCTGACGGCGATCATCGACGCCAACAACTTCCAGGGGTTCGACTGCGTGGAGAACATCCAGCCCATCTCCAGCTTCCGTCCGCGCTGGGAAGCGTTCGGCTGGGCGGTGCGGGAAGTCGACGGCCACGACCACGAGCGCCTGGAAGAGGTCCTGGCATCGGTTCCCTTCGAAACCGGCAAGCCTTCCCTGGTGGTGGCCCGCACCGTCAAGGGCAAGGGGGTCGGGGACATGGAAGGAAAGTTCGAAAGTCATTATCTCTCCGTTCCCCGGGATAAGATCGAGACCTACTGCCGGGAGATCGACCGCGCCGCCGGGGAGGAGGAGAGATGAGGCAGGGGTTCATCAGGACGGTGATGGATCTGGCGGCGGAACGCGAGGACGTCTACCTGGTTACGGCCGACACCGGGTTCACCATCCTGGAGCGGTTCCGGGAACGCTATCCCGACCGCTACCTGAACGTGGGAATCGCCGAGGCGGCCATGGTGGGGGTGGCGGCGGGGCTGGCCCTCTCGGGGAAGCGGGTCTTCTGCTACACCATCGTTCCTTTCGCCACCATGCGCTGCTTCGAGCAGATTCGGGTCGACCTCTGTTACCAGAAACTGCCGGTGGCGCTGGTCGGCGTCGGCCAGGGCCTCACCTACGGAACCGCGGGAGCGACCCACCACGCCATCGAGGATATCGCCGTCATGCGGGCGTTGCCCGGCATGACCGTGATCTGCCCCGGCGACGCCCTGGAGACCGCCCGGGCGGTGAGGGCCTCCCTGGAGCTGGACGGCCCCTGCTACATCCGGATCGGGAAGTCGGGGGAGCCGCCGGTTCACGAATCCGAGGATTTCGAATTCGAGATCGGGAAAGGCTGCCTGCTGCGCCCGGGGCGCGGCCTGGCCCTGATCGCCACCAGCAATATGGTCGAACCGGCCCTGCGGGTGGCGGAAGCATTGGCAGCGGCGGGAGAAGACCCGGCGGTGGTGAGCATGCACACGGTCAAGCCCCTCGACCGCGGACTTCTGGAAGAACTCTCCCGGACCTGTCCGCTGCTGGCCACCATGGAAGAGCACTCCCTGATCGGCGGATTGGGGAGCGCGGTGGCCGAAGCCGTGGTCGACGGGAACCTCCCCGTCAAGGTCGTCCGCTTCGGGATCCCCGACACCTACGCCCCGGTGGCCGGCAGCCAGGATTATCTTCGGGAACTCCTGGGGTTCTCCCCCGCCCACGTGGCCGCTCGTTTGAAGGAGGAACTGGTCGAGCAATGAGCTACAACCATAAAAAACTGGCCGCGCGCAGGTATTGGAACCGGGTCCGCACCCTGGCGCACATGCTTTCGATCAAGGCCCTGCGCAAACCGCGCTATCCCTTCTACGTCAACCTGGTGATCAACAGCCGCTGCAACCTCAAGTGCGCCTATTGCTTCGGGAGATATTCCAACCGTCAGCGCCCGGACTGGGACCTCGGCGAACTGAAAAAGCTGATCGACGACCTTCGGCGCCGGGGGACCAGGTATATCCTGGTCCAGGGTGGCGAGCCCCTGCTCTACAAGGAGCTGGGAGAACTCTTCCGGTACATCGACTCCAAGGGGATCGTGACCGCCATCGTCACCAACGGCCAGTTTCCCGAACGGCTCCGGGAGATCCCGGAAATAGCCCTCCTCGACAACGTCTGCTTCTCCCTGGACGGGGCCCGGGAAGGAAACGACCGGGTCCGGGGCCAAGGAACCTTCGACAAGGTCATGGAGTCGATCAAGGTGGTCCAGGATACGCACAAGGTCCCGGTCAGGATCAACACCACCGTGACCAAGTACACGGTTCACGACGTCGACTTCATGGCGGAGATGGTCCGGGAGAAAAACGTGGAGTGGGGGATCAACTTCCTCTTCAAGGGGGACGAAACCCTGGAGGGGGAGGACCTGGCCCCCGAGGACGAGGACATCATCGCCTACCAGAACAAATTCGTGGAGTATATCCGGCGGGGGTACCCCATCTTCAGCACCACCAAGATCCTGCGCTACACCCTGGACTGGCCCGTTCCCTACACCCGCAAGTACCTGGGGAAAGCCGAGTCCCTGAAACTCATGGGGAAACGGTGCATCGAGTGCCAGTACGGGAACTACGAACTCGTGATCGACGAGGACGGCTGTCTCTACCCCTGCCAGGGGATGCAGGGCCAGTTCGACGCCAAAAACCTGCACGAGGTCGGGTTCGACGAGGCCTTCAAGCACCTGGAGACCAAGCCCTGCTACACCTGCTACCTGGTCTCGATGATCAACACCTCGGCCATGATCAACTGGGACCTCGACGTCATCGCCGAAACCGTCCGGGGGACCTTCCGGAGCCGATTATGGAAAAGCCGGAAAGCCGTTTCGCGATAACCCTGGTCATGCCCGCCCTCGACGAGGAGGCGAATATCCGCCCGGCGCTGGAACGGTGCCTGGAGGCCTACGACCGGATGGGGATCCAGGGCGAAGTCCTGGTGGTGAACGACGGTTCGACCGACCGGACACCCGAACTGGTGCGGGAGGTCGCCCGGTCCGACCGGCGGGTGAGGATGATCGAGCACGATCGGCCCCGGGGGATCGGGGCTTCGTTCCGCGACGGCGTGGCCGCCGCGCGGGGGGAGGCGGTGGCGATGATGCCCGGGGACAACGAGAACGACCCGGCGGAGATACTGCGCTTCCTTCCGCTCCTGGACGAAGTCGACCTGGTCGTTCCTTTCGTTTTCAACCGGGAGGTGAGGGGAAGAAAACGGAACTTCTACTCCGCTCTTTACCTGGCCATCGTCAACCTCACCTTCGGGCAGAAGTTCAACTACACCAACGGGACCGTGCTCTACCGCCGCTGCGTCCTGCTGGATTCGCCCAACCGCAGCGACGGGTTTTTCTTTCAAACCGAGAACCTGGTCCGGGCGGCCCGGCGCGGGTATCTGTTCGCCGAGGTCCCGTACCGCTTGGACGTGCGGGAGACGGGCGCCTCCAAGGCCGTTTCCCTGAAATCCCTGAAGCGGATCGCGGCCGATTACCTGGCCTTGATCGGGGAAGTCTACGGGGCCGGCACGCCGCCGCCCCCCGCCGAAGGGTCGGTGACCCGGCTCCGGCGGGGGCCGGAGACCGCGCCTTCCCCGGCACCGCGTTGATGCATTACCGCAGTACAGGAAAAGTATCATGACCGAAAAAAACCTTATTCTCGACGGGCACAAGCTCATGTGGCACCTCGATCGGGTCAAGGCTTGGCTGGCGGGCGAGCGGATCGCCCCCATCACCATCGACTGCGCCCTGACCCGGCGTTGCAACTACAACTGCGTCTACTGCTACAGCAAGCTCCAGGAACACGACGACCACCGTATGACCAAGGACGTGATCTTCCGTTTTCTCGACGATGCCGCCGAAATCGGGGTCAAGGCCATCAGCTTCGTCAGCGACGGGGAGAGTCTCTGCTCCCCCCATATCTACGACGCCGTCCTCCGGGGAAAAGCCAACGGCCTGGACATGGCCATGGGCACCAACGGCTACCTCCTGAAGACCGAGCGCCTGGAAGAGGTGCTCCCGGCCCTGACCTACCTGAGGTTCAATATCTCGGCCGGCGAAGCCGACCGCTACGCCGAGGTCATGGGCTGCCGGAAGGAGTGCTTCGACCGGATCTGCGAGATCATCCGCGAGTGCGTCCGGGTCAAGCGGGAGAAGGAGCTGCCCGTCACCCTGGGGCTGCAGATGGTGCTCATGCCCCAGTTCCGCGACCAGGTCATCCCCCTGGCCCGGCTGGGCCGGGAACTGGGAGTGGACTACACCGTGATCAAGCACTGCAGCGACGACGAGTTCGGCCACCTGGGGGTGGACTACTCCAAGTATTTCGAACTGACCGACCTGCTCAAGGAGGCCGAGGGTTATTCCACGGAGGAATATACCGTTCAGGCCAAGTGGTCGAAGATCATGAGCGGCGGCGGCCGGCGCTATTCCCGCTGCTACGGCGCTCCCTTCATGCCCCAATTCTCCGGGTCGGGGCTGGTCGCCCCCTGCGGGATGCTGTTCAACAGCCGCTACGCGGAAAAGTTTCACATCGGCAGCATCATCGACACCTCCTTCAAGGAACTGTGGCGGTCCGACCGTTACTGGGAAGTGATGGACTTCATCGCTTCGGAGGCGTTCGACGCCCGGACCGATTGCGCCTGCCTCTGCCTCCAGCACAAGATCAACGAATTCCTCTGGGACGTCAAAGAGGGGCTGATAGAACTCAAGGAGCCCTCGGGCGAACCTCCCCAACACATCAACTTTATCTAGGTGACCATGTCGGAACGCATGAGCGGCGACGCCCTCCGGGCTCGAAGCGCCGAGCTGAGAAAACTGATCGTCCGGGCGATCTGCCGGACGCCGGGCGGGCACCTGGGCGCGGCGCTTTCCATCGCGGACCTTTTGACGGTTCTGTATACCGACATTCTCGCGGTCGACCCCGCGCGCCCCGACGACCCTTCCCGGGACCGGTTCGTTCTCAGCAAAGGCCACGCCGCCGTGGCGCTCTACGCCGCCCTCTACCAGGCCGGGTTTATTTCCCGGGAAATTCTGGACTCGTTCGGGTCCCGCGGAACCGTTCTGGGCGGCCACCCGGACATGCACAAGGTCCCGGGCGTCGAGGCTTCCACCGGCGCCCTGGGCCACGGCCTGTCCTTCGGGGTGGGGACGGCGCTGTCGGGCCGGCTGGAGAACCGCGGGTTCCGGGTATTCGTTCTGCTGGGCGACGGCGAGTGCCAGGAAGGCAGCGTATGGGAGGCCCTTCTTTTCGCCCCCGCGCATGCCCTGGACAACCTCACCGTCATCGTCGATTACAACAAGCTGCAGGCCATGGACAGACTGGAGAGCATCGTTCCCCTGGAGCCGTTGGCCGACAAGCTCCGGGCCTTCGGATGGGAAGTACGCGAAATCGACGGGCACGACGTCGACGAGATCCGGGAAACGCTCTCCCGCGTCCCCTTGGCGCCGGGCAGACCGAGCGCCATCGTCGCCCACACCGTGAAGGGGAAGGGGATATCGTTCATGGAGAACGTCCCCATCTGGCATTACCGTCTCCCCGACGAAGAAGAGCGCAGGATCATCTGCCGCGAACTGGAGATGGAGGGGCTGTGAGGAACGCGTATCTCCAGGCGCTGACCCGGCTGGCGGCCGAAAACGACCGGATACTGGCCCTGGTGGCCGATAACGGGGCCATCGTCTACGACGAGTTCAGGCGCCTGTACCCGAACCGGTTCATCAACTTCGGCATCTCCGAAGCCAATATGGTCGGAGCCGCCGCCGGGCTGGCCTCCTGCGGGTGGGTCCCCTACGTCTACACGATCTCGGGGTTCATCACCATGCGGGCTTTCGAGCAGGTCCGCAACGATCTCTGCTACCAGGAGATGAACGTCAAGCTGGTGGGGATCGGGGCCGGGTTCGTGTATTCCGATCTGGGGCCGACCCACCACGCCACCGAGGATTTAGCCCTGATGAGGGCGCTCCCGGGGATGACCGTCCTTTCGCCCGCCGACGGGCTGGAGGCCAGGAAAGCCACCCGGGCGGCGGCGGAGATACACGGTCCGGTCTACCTCCGTCTCTCCCGGGGAAATTCCCCGGCGATCTACGCCGGGGAGTACGACTTCCAGGTGGGGAGGGGAGTGGTTCTGCGGGAGGGGACGGACGTGGCCCTGCTCGGCACCGGCGAGATTGTACGGGACGTACTGACCGCCGCCGAACTCCTGGAACGGGAAGGCGTTTCCGCCCGGGTGATCAACATCCACACGCTCAAGCCCCTCGACCGGGAGTTGATAGCCGCCGCGGCCGCGACCGGCGCGGTGGTTACGGTGGAGGAGCACAGCATCATCGGAGGGTTGGGGAGCGCCGTGGCCGAGGCCCTCCTCGAAGAGAACCGCGGCGGCACCGCCTTCGTCCGGCTGGGCCTGCGCGACCGCTTCGCCGAGGGCTACGGCTCCCACGCCGAAATGAAAGAGATGAACGGCCTCGATGCCGCCGCCATCGCCCTTGCCGCCCGCGGCCTGGTCCGGAGGGGGAAATACTCCGCACCATGAGAACCGGCCTGACCGTCAAGCGGGCGCGGATGCTGTTGAACATCCTGCATTGCCACCTGGTCGGCCGGCGGCAACCGATCAACGTCTATCTGGCGGTCACCAACCGCTGCAACCTCAGATGTTATTACTGCTACGGAGAATATCCGGAAAGAAAGGACTGGAAGGAATTCACCACCGATGAGCTCCTGACTCTGATCGACGAGTTGGGGCGCCACGGAACCCGGCTGCTTCAACTTCAAGGGGGGGAGCCGTTATTGCGGGAGGACATCGGAACGCTGGTCGACCGGGTCCGGCGCAATGGGATCATCTGCGATATGATCACCAACGGGATCCTGGTGGAACGGAAGCTCGACGTCGTCAAAAAGCTGGACTCCATCTGCATCAGCCTGGACGGGAGGGAGGAACTGAACGACCGCAACCGCGGCTCCGGAACCTTCGCCAAGACCATGCGCGCGATCGAGCTGGCCTCGTCCCACGGCGTGCCCACCCGGATCAACGCGGTGCTGACCGCCGAGACGACCGACGCCGACTTGGATTTCCTGGCCTCGGCCGCCCGGCGCTTCGGAGCCCTCTTGAATTTCTCCCTCTCGTTTCAGTACGAAACGCTCAAGGAAGGCGGCCCCTCCCACCACCTGGACATTCCCGATGAAAAAATCCGGGATTTTCTCCGGCGGATCAAGGCGCTCCAGCAATGTAAATACCCGATTCAATTCACGGAGCGTGCCCATGACGTGGCCTTGCGCTGGCCGTTTTCCTACCAGAAAAGAATGGCCCGGGCCTCGGAGCTGCCGGAGGGTTTCAGCTATCCCAAGTGCTACCACGCCGATTACGTCGTCTTCATCGACGGCGACGGGAGCGTGTACCCCTGCTGCAACTTCTGGGGCAAACCCCGCTGGAACATCCGCGAACACGGCTTGACCGCCAGCCTCAACGGGTTGAGCCGAGAAGGATGCGAATCCTGCTATATCCTCTCCTACATAGACCGCAATCTGGTTTTCGGAATGAGGCCTTCGACCCTGTTTCATTATGTCGTGCGGGCCCTGCGGGAACTGGCCTAGGAGGGGGACCGTGACTCTGGGCAAGGAGATCAGGGCGGCCGCCGGTTTGACGCGGGCCCGCCTTCTCCGGCGCCGGGTTCCGTTTTTCGTCCAGCTCATGCCCACCGAGCGCTGCAACCTCAGGTGCCGGTACTGCTACGCGGAATTCGGGCACCGGGTCCGGGAGGACTTTCCCCGGGACCGGATTCTCTCGGTCATCGACGGACTGGCGCGCCTGGGGACGAAGGTGATCATGGTCGCGGGCGGAGAGCCGACGCTCTACGAGGGCTTGGGAGAGATGATCGAGCGCATCAGCGGCCACGGGATCGAATGTTCCGTCAACACCAACGGCCTCCTCGTTCCTCGGCGCCTGGCGGAGCTGGAGCGGGCCGATATGCTCAGCATCAGCCTGGACGGGCCGCCGGAAATTCATGAACACTACCGGGGGAAGGGGACCTATGAACGGGTCCTGGCGGCGGCGGAGTCCGCCCGCGCCCGGGGGCTGCGGGTTCAGTTTCAATTCACGCTCACCCGCGAGCCGATCCGGGCGTTTCGCCACGTTCACGAGATCGCCGAAAGAATGGGCTGTTTCATCGGGATCAATTTTCTCCGGCCCCAGGAGCGGATCGACGGGACCCGGGTGGAGGCGGAAGAAGCCGGCGACGAAGAAATCCGCGAGTTTATCGGTTGGCTGGCGTCGGAACGCCCCGCCACCGTTCCCTACCCGGGGTATTTGTTTTCCTACGTGCTCCGCTGGCCCTACGGATACGGGCGCCATTTGATCCGCGACCGGGCCGAGCTGAACGGGTTCAAGCCGATAGTCTGCCGTTCCGGAAACTATCTCGTCGCCATCGACAACGTAGGCGACATCTATCCTTGCACCAAGCTCTTTTACAGCGAACCCCTGGGCAATTGTCTCGACGGCGGCATCGAGCGGGCCTGGGCGAACCTGGCTCCCGTGCGTTGCCAGGCCTGTCTCGATTTGGGGTGCAACCTGATGAACGGTTTTCTGGGCCTGCATCCGCGCTCTCTCATCGGACTCTCCTCGGCCTGGCTGCGGACGCGTCATCGATGAAAACGCCTTCGCCGTGGCTGTGGGTGGTCCTCGGGGCCGTGGCCCTGGTCCTGGCTCCCATGCT
This DNA window, taken from bacterium, encodes the following:
- a CDS encoding transketolase, translating into MKKRAAETRRRLVRMHKTGSHFGSAMSIADILTVLYFRVLRIGSPDDPGRDRFLLSKGHAASCWYATLVARGFAPPEVLEDYLADGSSLYGHPVRNGLPGIEASTGALGHGLPIGAGMALAARNDGKGYRVFVLMGDGETQEGSVWEGAMLASRLKLDNLTAIIDANNFQGFDCVENIQPISSFRPRWEAFGWAVREVDGHDHERLEEVLASVPFETGKPSLVVARTVKGKGVGDMEGKFESHYLSVPRDKIETYCREIDRAAGEEER
- a CDS encoding transketolase C-terminal domain-containing protein yields the protein MRQGFIRTVMDLAAEREDVYLVTADTGFTILERFRERYPDRYLNVGIAEAAMVGVAAGLALSGKRVFCYTIVPFATMRCFEQIRVDLCYQKLPVALVGVGQGLTYGTAGATHHAIEDIAVMRALPGMTVICPGDALETARAVRASLELDGPCYIRIGKSGEPPVHESEDFEFEIGKGCLLRPGRGLALIATSNMVEPALRVAEALAAAGEDPAVVSMHTVKPLDRGLLEELSRTCPLLATMEEHSLIGGLGSAVAEAVVDGNLPVKVVRFGIPDTYAPVAGSQDYLRELLGFSPAHVAARLKEELVEQ
- a CDS encoding radical SAM protein — translated: MSYNHKKLAARRYWNRVRTLAHMLSIKALRKPRYPFYVNLVINSRCNLKCAYCFGRYSNRQRPDWDLGELKKLIDDLRRRGTRYILVQGGEPLLYKELGELFRYIDSKGIVTAIVTNGQFPERLREIPEIALLDNVCFSLDGAREGNDRVRGQGTFDKVMESIKVVQDTHKVPVRINTTVTKYTVHDVDFMAEMVREKNVEWGINFLFKGDETLEGEDLAPEDEDIIAYQNKFVEYIRRGYPIFSTTKILRYTLDWPVPYTRKYLGKAESLKLMGKRCIECQYGNYELVIDEDGCLYPCQGMQGQFDAKNLHEVGFDEAFKHLETKPCYTCYLVSMINTSAMINWDLDVIAETVRGTFRSRLWKSRKAVSR
- a CDS encoding glycosyltransferase family 2 protein, with translation MEKPESRFAITLVMPALDEEANIRPALERCLEAYDRMGIQGEVLVVNDGSTDRTPELVREVARSDRRVRMIEHDRPRGIGASFRDGVAAARGEAVAMMPGDNENDPAEILRFLPLLDEVDLVVPFVFNREVRGRKRNFYSALYLAIVNLTFGQKFNYTNGTVLYRRCVLLDSPNRSDGFFFQTENLVRAARRGYLFAEVPYRLDVRETGASKAVSLKSLKRIAADYLALIGEVYGAGTPPPPAEGSVTRLRRGPETAPSPAPR
- a CDS encoding radical SAM protein gives rise to the protein MTEKNLILDGHKLMWHLDRVKAWLAGERIAPITIDCALTRRCNYNCVYCYSKLQEHDDHRMTKDVIFRFLDDAAEIGVKAISFVSDGESLCSPHIYDAVLRGKANGLDMAMGTNGYLLKTERLEEVLPALTYLRFNISAGEADRYAEVMGCRKECFDRICEIIRECVRVKREKELPVTLGLQMVLMPQFRDQVIPLARLGRELGVDYTVIKHCSDDEFGHLGVDYSKYFELTDLLKEAEGYSTEEYTVQAKWSKIMSGGGRRYSRCYGAPFMPQFSGSGLVAPCGMLFNSRYAEKFHIGSIIDTSFKELWRSDRYWEVMDFIASEAFDARTDCACLCLQHKINEFLWDVKEGLIELKEPSGEPPQHINFI
- a CDS encoding transketolase, translating into MSERMSGDALRARSAELRKLIVRAICRTPGGHLGAALSIADLLTVLYTDILAVDPARPDDPSRDRFVLSKGHAAVALYAALYQAGFISREILDSFGSRGTVLGGHPDMHKVPGVEASTGALGHGLSFGVGTALSGRLENRGFRVFVLLGDGECQEGSVWEALLFAPAHALDNLTVIVDYNKLQAMDRLESIVPLEPLADKLRAFGWEVREIDGHDVDEIRETLSRVPLAPGRPSAIVAHTVKGKGISFMENVPIWHYRLPDEEERRIICRELEMEGL
- a CDS encoding transketolase C-terminal domain-containing protein; translation: MRNAYLQALTRLAAENDRILALVADNGAIVYDEFRRLYPNRFINFGISEANMVGAAAGLASCGWVPYVYTISGFITMRAFEQVRNDLCYQEMNVKLVGIGAGFVYSDLGPTHHATEDLALMRALPGMTVLSPADGLEARKATRAAAEIHGPVYLRLSRGNSPAIYAGEYDFQVGRGVVLREGTDVALLGTGEIVRDVLTAAELLEREGVSARVINIHTLKPLDRELIAAAAATGAVVTVEEHSIIGGLGSAVAEALLEENRGGTAFVRLGLRDRFAEGYGSHAEMKEMNGLDAAAIALAARGLVRRGKYSAP
- a CDS encoding radical SAM protein, yielding MRTGLTVKRARMLLNILHCHLVGRRQPINVYLAVTNRCNLRCYYCYGEYPERKDWKEFTTDELLTLIDELGRHGTRLLQLQGGEPLLREDIGTLVDRVRRNGIICDMITNGILVERKLDVVKKLDSICISLDGREELNDRNRGSGTFAKTMRAIELASSHGVPTRINAVLTAETTDADLDFLASAARRFGALLNFSLSFQYETLKEGGPSHHLDIPDEKIRDFLRRIKALQQCKYPIQFTERAHDVALRWPFSYQKRMARASELPEGFSYPKCYHADYVVFIDGDGSVYPCCNFWGKPRWNIREHGLTASLNGLSREGCESCYILSYIDRNLVFGMRPSTLFHYVVRALRELA
- a CDS encoding radical SAM protein; this encodes MTLGKEIRAAAGLTRARLLRRRVPFFVQLMPTERCNLRCRYCYAEFGHRVREDFPRDRILSVIDGLARLGTKVIMVAGGEPTLYEGLGEMIERISGHGIECSVNTNGLLVPRRLAELERADMLSISLDGPPEIHEHYRGKGTYERVLAAAESARARGLRVQFQFTLTREPIRAFRHVHEIAERMGCFIGINFLRPQERIDGTRVEAEEAGDEEIREFIGWLASERPATVPYPGYLFSYVLRWPYGYGRHLIRDRAELNGFKPIVCRSGNYLVAIDNVGDIYPCTKLFYSEPLGNCLDGGIERAWANLAPVRCQACLDLGCNLMNGFLGLHPRSLIGLSSAWLRTRHR